A window of the Mucilaginibacter sp. cycad4 genome harbors these coding sequences:
- a CDS encoding Gfo/Idh/MocA family oxidoreductase — translation MKDEQESSRRSFIKKLTTATAAVAAGSGLLASQSQAKSFSIQKRLVGNSPNDQVNIALIGAGGMGTQDTITALQVPGVKLVAVCDLYDGRLKDAKTRWGADIFTTRVYKEILNRKDIDAVIIATPDHWHQQISVDAMHAGKHVYCEKPMVHAITEGPAVIKAQKETGMIFQVGSQGVSSLGNEKAHELLKSGAIGELNYAEGFWARRAPLEVWQYPIPEDASPQTVDWETYISNTKKRPFDEKRFFRWRNYTDYGTGMAGDLFVHLFSSLHFITDSVGPNKIYASGGLRFWNDGREVPDVLLGTFDYGKTQAHPAFNLSLRCNFVDGTSGTTYLKLVGSEGSMDITWDKVTLKRNKILASDDPFYLDKLKKAGSGYAERKKMLPPEEITYDADKGYLGGPYDHMNNFFTAIRNKGKVTEDAIFGYRAAAPALLCNDSYYNNSPMFWDPEKMQVVKK, via the coding sequence ATGAAAGACGAACAAGAATCCTCGCGCCGCAGTTTTATTAAAAAACTAACCACAGCAACCGCGGCTGTAGCTGCCGGATCGGGCCTTTTAGCCAGCCAAAGCCAGGCCAAATCTTTTTCCATCCAGAAACGCCTTGTAGGCAACAGTCCTAACGACCAGGTAAACATCGCCCTCATTGGTGCCGGTGGCATGGGCACCCAGGATACTATCACCGCCCTGCAGGTGCCCGGTGTTAAACTGGTAGCCGTATGCGATCTGTACGACGGTCGCCTGAAAGATGCCAAGACCCGCTGGGGAGCCGACATTTTTACTACCCGGGTTTACAAAGAGATCCTGAACCGTAAAGACATTGACGCGGTGATCATCGCCACACCTGATCACTGGCACCAGCAAATTTCTGTTGATGCCATGCATGCCGGTAAACATGTGTATTGCGAAAAACCTATGGTACACGCCATTACCGAAGGCCCGGCGGTGATCAAAGCACAAAAGGAAACCGGTATGATATTCCAGGTGGGAAGCCAGGGCGTATCATCATTAGGTAATGAAAAAGCGCATGAGCTGTTAAAAAGCGGCGCTATCGGCGAGTTAAACTATGCCGAAGGTTTCTGGGCCCGTCGCGCGCCGCTTGAGGTTTGGCAATACCCTATCCCTGAAGATGCTTCGCCTCAAACTGTTGATTGGGAAACTTATATCAGCAATACCAAAAAACGCCCGTTTGATGAAAAGCGCTTTTTCCGCTGGAGAAACTATACCGACTATGGTACCGGCATGGCGGGCGACCTTTTTGTTCACCTTTTTTCAAGTCTGCATTTTATAACTGATTCTGTAGGCCCGAATAAAATTTATGCATCCGGCGGCTTACGTTTCTGGAACGATGGCCGCGAAGTGCCCGATGTACTTTTAGGCACTTTTGATTATGGCAAAACCCAGGCGCACCCGGCCTTTAACCTTTCCTTACGATGCAACTTTGTGGATGGCACCAGCGGTACAACTTACCTTAAACTGGTAGGCAGCGAGGGCTCCATGGATATAACCTGGGATAAGGTAACCTTAAAACGAAATAAGATATTAGCGTCTGACGATCCGTTTTACCTTGATAAGCTCAAAAAAGCAGGAAGCGGCTACGCTGAACGTAAAAAAATGCTCCCGCCCGAAGAGATTACCTATGATGCCGATAAAGGCTACCTCGGTGGCCCTTATGATCACATGAACAATTTCTTTACGGCTATTCGTAACAAGGGTAAAGTAACCGAAGATGCTATATTTGGCTATCGCGCGGCGGCCCCTGCCCTGCTTTGTAATGACAGCTATTACAACAACAGCCCAATGTTCTGGGATCCGGAAAAAATGCAGGTTGTTAAAAAATAA
- the ubiE gene encoding bifunctional demethylmenaquinone methyltransferase/2-methoxy-6-polyprenyl-1,4-benzoquinol methylase UbiE encodes MSKTITPYHDEQATKKEQVADMFNNISKTYDFLNHFMSLGIDIIWRKKAINELKKDKPKLILDVATGTGDFAFEALSILKPEKIIGVDISRGMLDVAEQKIAKRGLGDKFAVKLGDSERLPFEGAEFEAVTVAFGVRNFENLEKGLADINRVLKPGGKVVVLEFSKPKVFPVKQLYNFYFSYITPGIGKLFSKDARAYSYLPESVAAFPDGQAFVGLMDKVGFKNTKCRSLTFGICSIYTGIK; translated from the coding sequence ATGAGCAAAACCATAACACCGTACCATGATGAGCAGGCTACCAAAAAAGAGCAGGTGGCAGATATGTTCAACAATATATCAAAAACCTATGATTTCCTGAACCATTTCATGTCGCTTGGTATTGATATCATCTGGCGTAAAAAGGCCATCAACGAATTAAAAAAGGATAAACCAAAACTGATCCTGGATGTTGCTACCGGTACCGGCGATTTTGCTTTTGAGGCTTTATCTATTCTGAAGCCCGAAAAAATTATCGGTGTTGATATTTCAAGGGGGATGCTTGACGTTGCCGAGCAAAAGATAGCAAAGCGTGGATTAGGCGATAAATTTGCAGTAAAACTGGGCGACTCGGAAAGGCTGCCTTTTGAGGGGGCAGAGTTTGAGGCTGTTACCGTTGCTTTTGGTGTACGCAACTTTGAAAACCTGGAAAAGGGCCTGGCCGATATAAACCGGGTGCTGAAACCGGGAGGGAAAGTAGTGGTGCTTGAGTTTTCGAAGCCTAAAGTGTTCCCTGTAAAGCAGTTGTATAATTTCTATTTCAGCTATATTACCCCGGGGATTGGCAAATTGTTCAGTAAAGATGCAAGGGCTTACAGTTACTTGCCCGAGTCGGTGGCTGCTTTTCCGGATGGGCAGGCTTTTGTTGGGTTGATGGATAAAGTGGGCTTTAAAAATACCAAATGCAGGTCTTTAACGTTTGGTATCTGTTCAATATACACCGGTATTAAATGA
- a CDS encoding outer membrane beta-barrel protein, protein MIINRYLLVVVLIFSSNLLFAQRVPAWGGGADQQDLSFGFSFTYVSTDFKIVNQPNFRNAFLDENGVQVKGPLNSISSKSSPAFGVGFLTRYRITEHLEVRTTPSLIFADRALHYSYVDPSEDVDKKVQTTSVDVPLQLKLKSDRLGDFRAYVVGGLKYTQAIGSKKNADANLDLSEKLVKNVGGFASYEAGVGCDIYFEFFKLSPEIKISNSLGNVLMRENNPYSAPLSRLGLRTIMFSLIFE, encoded by the coding sequence ATGATTATAAACCGTTACCTGCTTGTAGTTGTACTTATTTTTAGCAGCAATTTATTGTTTGCGCAACGTGTACCCGCATGGGGTGGAGGCGCCGATCAGCAGGACCTGAGCTTTGGTTTCAGCTTCACTTATGTAAGCACCGATTTTAAAATTGTTAACCAGCCTAATTTTCGCAACGCGTTTTTAGATGAGAACGGTGTGCAGGTTAAAGGGCCGCTTAACAGCATCAGCTCAAAAAGTTCACCGGCTTTCGGAGTAGGTTTTTTGACCCGGTACAGGATCACCGAGCATCTTGAGGTACGCACCACACCATCATTGATTTTTGCCGACAGGGCTTTGCATTATTCTTATGTCGATCCGTCGGAGGATGTGGATAAAAAAGTGCAGACTACTTCGGTAGATGTTCCACTGCAATTGAAATTAAAATCGGACAGGCTGGGCGATTTCAGGGCTTATGTTGTAGGCGGCCTGAAATACACTCAGGCCATAGGCTCTAAGAAAAACGCAGATGCCAATCTCGACCTTTCGGAGAAGCTGGTTAAAAACGTAGGTGGATTTGCCTCGTATGAGGCGGGCGTGGGCTGTGATATCTATTTTGAATTTTTTAAGCTTTCGCCCGAGATTAAGATCTCCAATTCATTGGGCAATGTGCTGATGCGCGAGAATAATCCCTATTCGGCACCTCTTAGCAGGTTGGGCTTACGTACCATTATGTTTAGTTTGATTTTTGAGTAA
- a CDS encoding SDR family oxidoreductase: MSKIALITGATAGIGEACAHVFAREGYNLLLTGRRLERLEKLAKHLNDKYNVEVAVSSFDVRNRKDTISSLEALPAEWKKVTVLVNNAGLSQGLDPIQKGSIDDWETMIDTNVKGLLYVSRVVSNWMIENGTGHIINLGSIAGKEVYANGNVYCATKHAVDALNKGMRIDLLPHGIKVTAIHPGAVETEFSEVRFKGDKERAKKVYEGFEPLAAEDVAETIWFIASRPAHVNINDLVIMPTAQANAGTIFRG; encoded by the coding sequence ATGAGTAAGATCGCCTTAATTACAGGAGCTACCGCCGGCATAGGCGAGGCATGTGCACACGTTTTCGCCCGTGAGGGGTATAACCTGCTGTTGACCGGTCGCCGGTTGGAGAGGCTGGAAAAACTGGCCAAACATCTGAACGATAAATATAATGTAGAGGTTGCGGTTTCATCATTTGATGTGCGCAACCGCAAGGATACCATTAGCAGCCTGGAGGCTTTGCCGGCCGAATGGAAAAAAGTAACCGTATTGGTTAACAACGCCGGTTTAAGCCAGGGGCTTGATCCCATTCAAAAAGGCAGCATCGATGATTGGGAAACCATGATTGATACCAATGTTAAGGGCTTGCTGTATGTAAGCCGCGTGGTATCAAACTGGATGATAGAAAATGGTACGGGGCACATTATAAACCTTGGGTCGATTGCCGGGAAGGAAGTTTATGCCAACGGAAATGTATATTGCGCTACCAAGCATGCAGTTGATGCTTTAAATAAAGGTATGCGGATTGATCTTTTACCACATGGCATTAAGGTAACGGCGATACATCCGGGGGCTGTGGAAACTGAATTTTCGGAGGTGCGCTTTAAGGGCGATAAGGAAAGGGCCAAAAAGGTGTATGAAGGTTTTGAGCCATTGGCCGCCGAAGATGTGGCCGAAACCATCTGGTTCATTGCATCACGACCGGCGCACGTTAACATTAACGACCTCGTGATCATGCCTACAGCGCAAGCCAACGCAGGTACGATATTCAGGGGATAG
- a CDS encoding GatB/YqeY domain-containing protein, whose translation MSLITQIDQDIKLAMLAKQADRLQGLRAIKSALLLAKTEKGAADELTEDAEIKVLQKLVKQRKESADIYKEQNRDDLYQVEIAEMLVIEEYLPQQMSKFEIEGYLEELIGRIGATSVKDMGRVMGMASKELAGKADGKTISEVVKQLLG comes from the coding sequence ATGTCATTAATTACACAAATAGACCAGGACATTAAACTGGCCATGCTTGCCAAGCAGGCAGATCGTTTACAGGGGTTACGTGCCATCAAATCGGCATTGCTTTTGGCAAAAACTGAAAAGGGCGCTGCCGATGAACTAACCGAAGATGCAGAAATTAAAGTATTACAAAAGCTGGTGAAACAACGTAAGGAATCGGCCGATATTTACAAAGAACAAAACCGCGACGACCTGTACCAGGTTGAAATAGCCGAAATGCTGGTTATTGAAGAATACCTGCCGCAGCAAATGAGCAAGTTTGAAATTGAAGGCTACCTTGAAGAGCTCATTGGCAGGATAGGCGCTACATCCGTAAAAGATATGGGCCGTGTAATGGGTATGGCCAGTAAGGAGCTTGCAGGTAAGGCTGATGGTAAAACAATATCAGAGGTGGTTAAGCAGTTATTGGGTTAA
- a CDS encoding alpha/beta hydrolase, translating into MEFVLKEEHGFSYIDEGEGEVLLLLHGLMGALSNWDGVIEEFKSKYRVIIPMLPVYDMPLISTGVKSLSKFVHKFIKFKKLSNITLLGNSLGGHVALVYLTTHPENIKALVLTGSSGLYENAFGGSFPRRESIDFVREKVQFTFYDPAIATDDLVQDVFQTINDRHKVIRLLAMAKSAIRHNMKKDLHKITIPVSLIWGRNDKITPPEVAVEFHELLPDSELHWIDKCGHAPMMEHPEEFNTLLKQFLAKLETKVNA; encoded by the coding sequence ATGGAGTTCGTGCTTAAAGAGGAACACGGTTTTAGTTACATCGATGAGGGCGAAGGAGAGGTGCTGTTACTGCTGCATGGTTTAATGGGCGCGTTGAGCAATTGGGATGGTGTTATTGAAGAGTTTAAATCAAAGTACAGGGTTATTATCCCCATGCTGCCTGTTTATGACATGCCGCTGATCAGTACCGGGGTAAAAAGTTTGTCGAAGTTTGTACATAAGTTTATAAAGTTTAAAAAGCTTAGCAATATTACCTTACTGGGTAACTCGCTTGGCGGGCATGTAGCATTGGTTTATTTAACCACGCATCCCGAAAACATAAAGGCGCTTGTTTTAACCGGTAGTTCGGGTTTGTATGAAAATGCTTTTGGCGGTTCATTCCCACGCAGGGAAAGTATTGATTTTGTACGCGAAAAAGTGCAGTTCACTTTTTATGACCCGGCTATAGCCACCGATGACCTGGTGCAGGATGTGTTTCAGACCATTAACGACAGGCACAAGGTGATCCGTTTGCTGGCAATGGCAAAATCGGCCATCAGGCATAATATGAAAAAAGATTTGCATAAGATCACTATCCCGGTATCTTTGATATGGGGGCGTAATGACAAGATCACCCCGCCCGAGGTAGCTGTTGAATTTCATGAGCTGCTGCCCGATTCGGAACTGCACTGGATTGATAAATGCGGCCATGCCCCTATGATGGAGCATCCTGAAGAATTTAATACTTTGCTTAAACAGTTTTTAGCTAAATTAGAAACCAAAGTAAATGCATAG
- a CDS encoding CBS domain-containing protein, with translation MIALDLIADSIPPVHTSDTIQKVLDRMVEFRLRHLPIVNEEQFLGLLAEDDLIAESDYQTPIGALALSLVNPYVLEDQHIYDVIRLFYEQQLTIVPVLDAKSNYLGLISINAITEYFAKITSVSQPGGIIVLEIGNKNNSLAHMAQIVESDNAQILSSYVQSFPDSTRMEVTLKINKQDISAITASFLRYEYDIKATFNHTDINDTTRDRYDSLMNYLNL, from the coding sequence ATGATAGCACTTGACCTGATAGCTGACTCGATACCGCCGGTACACACTTCTGATACCATTCAGAAAGTGCTTGACCGTATGGTTGAGTTTCGCCTCAGGCATTTGCCTATTGTAAATGAAGAGCAGTTTTTAGGCTTGCTTGCTGAGGATGACCTGATAGCCGAAAGTGATTACCAAACACCCATAGGGGCCCTGGCCCTTTCATTGGTTAATCCCTATGTACTGGAAGATCAGCATATTTATGATGTTATCCGCCTGTTTTATGAGCAGCAGCTTACCATTGTACCGGTGCTTGACGCCAAAAGCAATTATCTTGGCCTGATATCCATTAATGCAATTACAGAGTATTTCGCCAAAATAACTTCGGTATCACAGCCGGGAGGTATCATCGTGCTTGAAATTGGTAACAAGAATAATTCGCTTGCGCACATGGCGCAGATAGTTGAGTCAGACAACGCGCAGATCCTGAGCTCCTATGTTCAGTCCTTTCCCGATTCAACCCGGATGGAAGTTACCCTTAAAATTAACAAACAGGATATCTCGGCCATAACTGCCAGCTTCCTTCGGTATGAGTATGATATCAAGGCTACCTTTAATCATACCGATATCAACGATACCACCCGCGACAGGTACGATTCGCTTATGAACTACCTTAATTTGTAG
- a CDS encoding helix-turn-helix transcriptional regulator, with protein sequence MDKTFTQKLSDIQSIANELPSALIIHEVETLQIVYMNNVGLNILGTSLEELKAMGPETYHIKYFNTEDSDEYVPKILHLIKSRTQEQVSYFQQARSSEQAEWQLFVSTTKIFARNEAGDATHILTLATMLDPVHHITTKVNRLMDDVSFLRKNNLLFSTLTRREKEILKYIAMGMSSAEISAKLFIAPATAETHRKNIKNKLRLKNNYDAVRFAQAYNLV encoded by the coding sequence ATGGATAAAACTTTTACCCAAAAACTATCGGATATACAGTCAATTGCCAATGAGCTTCCCTCTGCATTAATAATCCATGAGGTTGAAACCCTGCAGATTGTATATATGAACAATGTAGGCCTTAATATACTAGGCACCTCGCTTGAAGAACTGAAGGCCATGGGCCCGGAAACATATCATATAAAGTATTTTAACACTGAAGACAGCGACGAGTACGTACCTAAAATATTGCACCTTATAAAAAGCCGTACCCAGGAACAGGTATCTTACTTTCAACAGGCCCGCTCGTCAGAGCAAGCAGAATGGCAGCTTTTTGTTAGCACAACCAAAATTTTTGCCCGCAATGAGGCCGGCGATGCCACACACATCTTAACTTTAGCCACTATGCTTGACCCTGTTCATCATATTACCACAAAAGTGAACCGGCTTATGGATGATGTGTCGTTTTTGCGGAAAAACAACCTGCTGTTTTCAACCCTTACACGGCGCGAAAAGGAGATCCTGAAATACATTGCCATGGGTATGAGCTCGGCAGAAATTAGTGCAAAACTATTCATTGCCCCGGCCACAGCCGAAACACATCGTAAAAACATCAAGAATAAACTGCGGTTAAAAAATAATTATGACGCCGTGCGGTTTGCGCAGGCCTATAATCTGGTTTAA
- a CDS encoding NAD kinase: protein MKIAVYGRPFNEPSVLPFIQQVFDSLAQHGVDIYVHQQLHEYLQDKLTTVQYKVLRPAETLKGFIDIFITLGGDGTLLDTVTLIRDSGIPVIGINFGRLGFLASVNKSDITAAIHAVVNRQFTCDCRELLTVDSDPNVFGSNNFALNDVTIHKRDDAAMIITHVFLNDEFLNSYWGDGIIISTSTGSTAYSLSCGGPIIFPQSNSIVVTPVSPHNLNVRPIVIPDTSKLCFEVESRSANYIISCDSRTEVLDQTVKFHVQKASFQLNLIRLSNESYLTTLRNKLLWGLDARNY, encoded by the coding sequence ATGAAAATAGCAGTTTACGGCAGGCCGTTTAATGAGCCATCTGTTTTACCTTTTATACAGCAGGTTTTTGATAGCCTTGCACAGCATGGTGTTGATATTTATGTACACCAGCAACTTCACGAATATTTGCAGGATAAATTAACCACGGTGCAATATAAAGTGTTGCGCCCGGCCGAAACCTTAAAAGGTTTTATAGATATTTTTATAACGCTTGGAGGCGATGGTACCCTGCTTGATACAGTTACCTTGATTCGTGATTCGGGGATCCCGGTTATAGGGATCAACTTTGGTCGCCTGGGTTTTTTGGCCAGTGTTAATAAAAGTGATATTACAGCAGCTATTCATGCCGTGGTGAACAGGCAGTTTACCTGCGATTGCCGCGAATTGCTTACCGTCGACTCGGACCCGAATGTTTTTGGCAGCAATAATTTTGCCCTTAATGATGTAACCATCCATAAGCGTGATGACGCCGCCATGATCATAACCCACGTATTTTTAAACGATGAGTTTTTAAATTCGTACTGGGGCGATGGCATTATCATCTCAACATCAACCGGCTCAACAGCTTATTCATTAAGCTGCGGAGGGCCTATTATTTTCCCGCAATCAAATAGTATAGTGGTAACCCCGGTATCGCCCCATAACCTTAACGTGCGGCCTATAGTGATCCCTGATACCAGCAAGCTTTGTTTTGAGGTTGAAAGCCGCAGCGCTAACTATATCATCTCCTGCGATTCGAGGACAGAAGTTTTAGATCAAACAGTTAAGTTTCATGTGCAAAAAGCCAGTTTTCAGTTAAATTTAATTCGCCTTAGTAATGAAAGCTATTTAACTACGTTAAGGAATAAACTGCTTTGGGGCCTTGATGCCCGTAATTACTAA
- a CDS encoding DUF6089 family protein, whose amino-acid sequence MPKFLLLTILLFLTYQLRAQTWEIGGSIGGAGYIGDLNPNNPVKVSGVSAGIFGKRNFDGYFSAKLNIGVGNIAAYDNRSGYQQFRDRNLNFKDQLREVSLIGEFNFMNYIPDAGRNKYTPYIFTGIGVASYAPRAQDFNGREVGLRPQKTEGQLKPYGNNTVVIPYGLGIKYNLSGKFTVMADMGYRYAFTDYLDDVSGVYADKSKMTGTAARLSDRSGEKTGNYIGTIGSQRGDFKSHDTYFFLNFTISFTFVTANCYF is encoded by the coding sequence ATGCCTAAATTTCTACTTCTTACCATACTCTTGTTTTTAACTTATCAGCTGCGGGCCCAAACCTGGGAAATAGGCGGGTCGATAGGAGGCGCGGGATATATAGGTGATCTTAACCCTAATAACCCCGTTAAAGTAAGCGGCGTTTCAGCAGGTATCTTTGGCAAAAGAAATTTCGATGGCTATTTTTCGGCTAAGCTGAATATTGGTGTTGGCAATATAGCAGCTTATGACAACCGGTCCGGCTATCAGCAGTTTCGTGATCGTAACCTCAATTTTAAAGACCAATTGCGGGAGGTTAGTCTTATCGGCGAGTTTAACTTTATGAACTATATCCCCGATGCAGGGCGAAACAAATACACACCTTATATATTTACAGGCATTGGTGTTGCATCTTACGCGCCGCGCGCGCAGGATTTTAACGGGCGGGAGGTAGGCTTAAGGCCACAAAAAACCGAAGGTCAGCTTAAGCCTTACGGTAATAACACCGTCGTAATACCCTATGGTTTAGGTATCAAGTATAATTTATCGGGTAAGTTTACAGTTATGGCTGATATGGGCTACCGGTATGCATTTACAGATTACCTGGATGATGTAAGCGGTGTATATGCCGATAAAAGCAAAATGACCGGGACCGCAGCCCGGCTTTCTGACCGTTCGGGCGAAAAAACCGGCAATTATATTGGTACCATTGGTTCTCAGCGTGGCGATTTTAAATCGCATGATACCTACTTCTTCCTCAACTTTACAATCTCATTTACTTTTGTAACTGCAAATTGCTACTTCTAA
- a CDS encoding biopolymer transporter ExbD, translating into MAELNSSPQNGGGKYKRKKINARVDLTAMVDLAFLLITFFIMTTTLAKPKAMDLSMPDKSKPDGDMPVPASRTLTLVLGKNNKAVYFLGELKNPVISPSVTDFSANGIRKAIIETNKMVHDNTGKSMIVLVKPSDKSQYSNLVSTLDELAITGIQQYAIVDIMPADVDALKQKGI; encoded by the coding sequence ATGGCCGAATTAAATTCATCTCCCCAAAACGGCGGCGGAAAGTACAAACGCAAAAAAATAAACGCCCGTGTTGATCTTACTGCAATGGTCGATCTGGCATTCCTGCTCATTACCTTTTTTATTATGACCACCACGCTGGCTAAACCAAAAGCGATGGATCTGTCTATGCCTGATAAAAGCAAGCCGGATGGTGACATGCCTGTACCTGCGAGTCGTACCCTCACGCTTGTTTTAGGTAAAAATAATAAAGCTGTTTATTTCCTCGGCGAATTAAAGAACCCGGTTATATCGCCATCAGTTACTGATTTTAGTGCCAATGGCATTCGAAAGGCAATCATCGAAACCAATAAAATGGTACATGATAACACCGGCAAAAGCATGATAGTATTGGTAAAACCAAGCGATAAATCGCAATACAGCAACTTAGTGAGTACGCTTGATGAGCTGGCAATTACCGGCATTCAGCAATATGCCATAGTTGATATTATGCCCGCCGATGTTGATGCGCTTAAACAAAAAGGGATATAA
- a CDS encoding isoprenyl transferase, whose protein sequence is MDYLDQIDLSRLPQHVAIIMDGNGRWAKGKGKLRIFGHHNGVTSVRDVVEGADKLGIKYITLYTFSSENWNRPKLEVMAIMELMVTTIHKEVPGFMKNNIRLNAIGDLDTLPEKCLRELNNAIETTAGNTGVVLTLALSYSSRREIVRAAKNIAIKVKNGELNAEDINEDVFEQNLFTGDMPNPELLIRTSGEYRISNYLLWQIAYAELYFTTKLWPDFRKEDLYEAVIDFQKRERRFGLTSEQVN, encoded by the coding sequence ATGGATTATTTGGATCAGATTGATTTGTCGAGACTACCGCAGCATGTGGCTATTATTATGGATGGCAACGGGCGCTGGGCAAAAGGCAAAGGCAAATTAAGAATATTTGGCCATCACAACGGTGTAACATCTGTTAGGGATGTTGTTGAAGGGGCCGATAAATTAGGTATAAAATATATCACCTTATATACATTTTCGTCCGAAAACTGGAACCGCCCCAAGCTGGAGGTTATGGCTATTATGGAGTTAATGGTAACCACTATTCATAAAGAGGTTCCCGGCTTTATGAAAAACAACATCAGGCTTAATGCCATCGGCGATCTGGACACGCTGCCCGAAAAATGCCTCCGCGAACTTAATAACGCTATTGAAACAACAGCCGGCAATACCGGTGTTGTGCTTACGCTGGCCTTGAGCTATAGTTCGCGCCGTGAAATTGTAAGGGCCGCAAAAAATATCGCCATAAAAGTAAAAAATGGCGAGTTGAATGCAGAAGATATTAATGAAGATGTTTTTGAACAAAACCTTTTTACAGGCGATATGCCAAACCCCGAGCTGCTGATCAGGACCAGCGGTGAATACCGTATAAGTAATTATTTATTATGGCAAATTGCTTACGCCGAGTTGTATTTTACAACCAAATTATGGCCCGATTTCAGGAAAGAAGACCTGTATGAAGCAGTGATTGATTTCCAGAAACGTGAGCGCCGTTTTGGCCTAACAAGTGAGCAGGTGAACTAA